Proteins encoded within one genomic window of Ranitomeya variabilis isolate aRanVar5 chromosome 4, aRanVar5.hap1, whole genome shotgun sequence:
- the LRRTM3 gene encoding leucine-rich repeat transmembrane neuronal protein 3 has protein sequence MGFNPYRLLRGSAVFLLLALLVFMAMLSSAERGCPTGCRCDGKMFYCESQKLQEIPSSISPGCVGLSLRYNSLYVLKYNQFKGLNQLTWLYVDHNHISSIDENAFNGIRRLKELVLSSNRISHLLNNTFRPVTNLRNLDLSYNTLQKLGLGLFKGLRKLQSLHLRSNLLRTIPVRIFQDCRNLELLDLGYNRIRSLARNVFTGMIRLKELHLEHNHFSKLNLALFPRLVSLQNLYLQWNRISLIGQTMAWTWTSLQRLDLSGNEIEAFSGPSVFQCIPNLQRLNLDSNKLTFIGQEILDSWGSLTDVGLAGNIWECSRNICSLVNWLKSFKGLRDNTIICASPKDLQGVNVIQAVKSYNICSKNVTESRELKTTGRNTTMKHKITRTKHESNHSMPPTVGVTGPGYDTSGDADSVSLHKIIAGTIALFLSVLVISLVIYVSWRRSPAGVRHLQQATLMKNHNQTKRSSLTQISLTPQEFYVDYKPAPNRETCESISSAGPCTFTKTGSRECEV, from the exons ATGG GTTTCAACCCTTATCGGTTATTAAGAGGATCAGCTGTATTCCTGCTTCTAGCCCTGTTGGTTTTCATGGCTATGCTCTCCTCTGCTGAACGTGGGTGCCCTACAGGATGTAGGTGTGATGGAAAAATGTTTTATTGCGAGTCTCAGAAGCTGCAGGAAATCCCTTCATCAATATCTCCTGGATGTGTTGGGTTATCTCTTCGATATAACAGCCTCTACGTACTGAAATATAATCAATTCAAAGGTCTTAATCAGCTTACTTGGCTGTACGTGGACCACAACCATATTAGCAGCATTGATGAGAATGCTTTCAATGGGATCCGTCGATTAAAAGAGCTGGTTCTGAGTTCTAATAGGATATCTCATCTACTGAATAACACCTTCAGACCTGTCACTAACCTGAGAAACCTAGATCTGTCCTATAACACCCTACAAAAACTTGGACTGGGACTGTTTAAGGGCTTGAGGAAACTGCAGAGCTTACACTTGAGGTCTAATTTATTAAGAACCATTCCAGTTAGAATATTTCAGGATTGCAGAAATTTAGAACTTCTGGACCTAGGTTATAATAGAATCCGGAGTTTGGCCAGAAATGTTTTCACGGGGATGATCAGGTTAAAGGAATTGCATTTAGAGCACAATCATTTCTCCAAACTCAACCTAGCCCTTTTTCCCAGGCTGGTCAGTCTACAGAACCTCTACCTACAGTGGAACAGGATCAGTCTTATAGGTCAAACCATGGCTTGGACTTGGACCTCGTTACAAAGACTTGATTTATCTGGCAATGAGATTGAAGCATTCAGTGGCCCAAGTGTATTTCAATGTATTCCAAACCTTCAGAGGCTTAACCTGGATTCTAACAAGCTGACCTTCATAGGTCAGGAAATCCTGGACAGCTGGGGATCTCTGACAGATGTTGGCCTGGCGGGGAATATCTGGGAGTGTAGTCGTAATATCTGTTCCTTGGTCAACTGGCTAAAAAGTTTTAAAGGCTTACGAGACAACACCATTATTTGTGCCAGCCCGAAGGATCTGCAGGGGGTCAACGTCATCCAAGCAGTCAAAAGCTACAACATTTGCAgcaaaaatgtaacagaaagcagggAGCTTAAAACCACGGGGCGGAATACAACAATGAAACACAAAATAACAAGAACTAAACATGAAAGTAACCACTCAATGCCTCCGACTGTTGGAGTGACAGGACCTGGCTATGATACCAGCGGGGATGCGGATAGCGTTTCTTTACATAAAATAATAGCAGGGACTATTGCGCTGTTCCtgtcagtattagtgatatccttaGTAATCTACGTGTCGTGGAGAAGGTCTCCAGCAGGCGTAAGACATCTGCAGCAGGCAACCCTTATGAAAAATCACAACCAAACGAAAAGATCGTCCCTAACACAAATTAGCCTAACCCCACAGGAATTTTATGTAGACTACAAGCCTGCGCCTAACAGGGAAACCTGTGAATCCATCAGCAGCGCTGGGCCCTGCACGTTTACCAAAACTGGCTCCAGGGAATGTGAGGTATAA